One region of Chlamydia psittaci 6BC genomic DNA includes:
- the ftsH gene encoding ATP-dependent zinc metalloprotease FtsH — protein sequence MSKDKKMKPESKKNFPTVFFFLLFGVIFGVIAVQNFLVAKKARVSFSHQLEHLVNLKLIYPEDSRKIALNDNLVSFSGRFRESPTAESQLRYHYLELIDQKHQLEFDLQEASKNVDNFAKEVESSVSWFSAISGVPIPETGYLISPSVELGKSSLGALVVHGSNNFQIINLRSLEQRYQTLPRSSETLRTFGSDLYELIGKYLSPALGIGSESIKRELKDFYQQVELSLTQSMDAEQLSVLYEKVLSSLQRISTSLVLSDRGDHFGQLRSVRLYREERSKYEKLIEDSQINQAQLDKLRGELSQVVWYFNNQELSSRALEKQDPEVFAHWFSGAKQEWEGFSNNRALTFKAPDQPRNLVLEKTFKSEEPAPHYIGYLFTFLPIILVLVFVYFVFSRQVRGMNGSAMSFGKSPARLLMKGQNKVTFADVAGIEEAKEELIEIVDFLKNPTKFTSLGGRIPKGVLLIGPPGTGKTLIAKAVSGEADRPFFSIAGSDFVEMFVGVGASRIRDMFEQAKRNAPCIIFIDEIDAVGRHRGAGIGGGHDEREQTLNQLLVEMDGFGTNEGVILMAATNRPDVLDKALLRPGRFDRRVVMNLPDIKGRFEILSVHAKRIKLDPTVDLMAVARSTPGASGADLENLLNEAALLAARKDRTAVTAVDVAEARDKVLYGKERRSLEMDAEERKTTAYHESGHAVVGLCVQHADPVDKVTIIPRGLSLGATHFLPEKNKLSYWKKELFDQLAVLMGGRAAEDIFLGDISSGAQQDISQATKLVRSMVCEWGMSEQLGTVTYDERSDTSTGYGSYHEKSYSEETAKAIDSELRSLLDAAYQRALTIIREHRDEVELMTQMLIEFETLDAKDVKEIMDHTWDPEKKRARLKEEGMMFKKVSDDLPPPPPQEDAMKDGTLKLNNTTT from the coding sequence ATGTCTAAAGATAAAAAAATGAAGCCCGAATCGAAAAAAAATTTTCCTACGGTATTTTTTTTCCTTCTATTTGGTGTAATTTTCGGCGTGATTGCTGTTCAAAATTTCCTAGTTGCCAAGAAAGCCCGGGTCAGTTTTAGCCATCAGCTAGAGCATTTAGTAAATTTAAAATTGATTTATCCTGAAGATAGTAGAAAAATTGCTCTAAATGATAATTTGGTGTCGTTTAGTGGGCGTTTTCGTGAATCTCCAACAGCTGAAAGTCAGCTGCGCTATCATTACTTAGAGTTGATAGATCAAAAACATCAATTAGAGTTTGATCTTCAGGAAGCGAGTAAGAATGTCGATAATTTTGCAAAAGAGGTAGAGAGCTCTGTTTCGTGGTTTTCCGCAATTTCTGGGGTTCCAATTCCTGAAACAGGTTATTTGATATCTCCTAGTGTGGAATTAGGAAAGTCTTCTTTGGGAGCTCTTGTCGTTCATGGTTCGAATAATTTCCAAATTATCAATTTGCGTTCTTTAGAGCAACGTTATCAGACACTTCCTCGATCTAGTGAAACTTTACGTACGTTTGGTTCCGATTTATATGAGCTTATTGGGAAATATCTATCCCCAGCTTTGGGCATAGGTTCTGAGAGTATAAAGCGAGAACTAAAAGATTTTTATCAACAGGTTGAGCTTTCTCTAACTCAGTCGATGGATGCTGAACAGCTAAGTGTTCTTTATGAGAAAGTTTTATCTTCTCTACAGAGGATTTCTACATCACTAGTTTTATCTGATAGAGGAGACCATTTTGGACAATTGCGTTCTGTACGTTTATATCGTGAAGAACGTAGTAAATATGAAAAACTTATAGAAGATAGTCAGATTAATCAAGCACAGTTAGATAAGCTTCGTGGTGAGCTTAGCCAGGTTGTTTGGTATTTTAATAACCAAGAGCTATCTTCTCGAGCATTGGAAAAACAAGACCCTGAGGTATTTGCTCATTGGTTTTCTGGAGCTAAACAAGAGTGGGAAGGATTCTCCAATAACCGTGCTTTAACTTTCAAAGCTCCGGATCAGCCACGGAATTTAGTGTTAGAGAAAACATTTAAGAGTGAAGAGCCTGCGCCGCATTACATAGGATATCTGTTTACTTTCTTACCCATTATACTTGTGCTTGTCTTTGTCTATTTTGTCTTTTCTAGACAAGTGCGTGGTATGAACGGTTCAGCCATGTCTTTCGGGAAATCTCCAGCGCGCTTGTTAATGAAGGGGCAGAACAAAGTCACTTTTGCTGATGTTGCGGGTATAGAAGAGGCAAAAGAAGAATTAATAGAAATCGTAGACTTTCTTAAGAACCCTACGAAATTTACGAGTTTAGGGGGAAGAATCCCTAAAGGCGTGTTGTTAATAGGACCTCCAGGAACAGGAAAAACTTTAATAGCTAAAGCTGTGTCCGGAGAAGCTGACCGACCATTTTTCTCTATAGCCGGATCTGATTTTGTAGAAATGTTTGTTGGTGTTGGAGCTAGTCGTATTCGTGATATGTTCGAACAAGCGAAGAGAAATGCTCCTTGCATTATATTCATTGATGAGATCGATGCTGTAGGTCGTCATCGGGGCGCGGGTATAGGCGGAGGTCATGATGAACGTGAACAAACATTAAACCAATTACTTGTGGAAATGGATGGCTTTGGCACGAATGAGGGTGTTATCCTTATGGCTGCAACTAACCGTCCTGATGTTTTAGATAAGGCCTTATTACGTCCTGGACGTTTTGATCGTCGTGTGGTTATGAATTTACCTGATATTAAGGGTAGATTTGAAATTCTTTCCGTACATGCTAAGAGAATCAAATTGGATCCTACAGTAGATCTTATGGCAGTAGCACGAAGCACTCCCGGAGCTTCAGGAGCGGATTTAGAGAATTTATTAAATGAGGCTGCTCTTCTTGCTGCGCGTAAGGATCGTACTGCAGTAACTGCTGTAGATGTTGCTGAAGCTCGTGATAAGGTTCTTTATGGTAAAGAGCGTCGTAGCTTAGAAATGGATGCGGAAGAACGAAAAACAACAGCCTATCATGAATCAGGTCATGCGGTTGTGGGGCTTTGTGTTCAACATGCCGATCCTGTGGATAAAGTAACTATTATTCCTAGAGGTTTATCTTTAGGAGCTACGCATTTCCTTCCTGAGAAGAACAAACTTAGCTATTGGAAAAAAGAGTTGTTTGATCAGTTGGCTGTTCTTATGGGAGGTCGAGCCGCAGAAGATATCTTTTTAGGGGATATTTCTAGTGGTGCTCAGCAAGATATTTCTCAAGCTACGAAATTAGTTCGTAGTATGGTCTGCGAGTGGGGAATGAGTGAGCAATTAGGTACTGTAACTTATGATGAGCGTTCAGATACCTCTACAGGTTATGGCTCTTATCATGAGAAAAGCTATTCAGAGGAAACTGCAAAAGCTATTGACAGTGAGTTGCGTTCCTTATTGGATGCTGCGTACCAGCGCGCATTAACAATCATCAGAGAACATCGTGATGAAGTTGAATTGATGACGCAGATGTTAATAGAGTTTGAAACTCTAGACGCTAAAGACGTTAAAGAAATCATGGATCACACTTGGGACCCAGAGAAAAAACGAGCACGTTTAAAAGAAGAAGGTATGATGTTTAAGAAAGTTTCTGACGACTTACCTCCTCCTCCTCCTCAAGAAGATGCTATGAAAGATGGTACGTTAAAACTGAATAACACCACTACCTAA
- the tilS gene encoding tRNA lysidine(34) synthetase TilS produces the protein MLSCLLRNDKRLEVFFSALDMKKSYLLALSGGSDSLFLLYLLKSRGVSFTAVHVDYGWRESSYREAEELKLRCQEEGVPLIVNHVPSKDKTSKDPENAARRYRYELFYKICREENLAGIFLAHHANDQAETVLKRVLEGAHLGNLKGMTSEASYNGIPLLRPLLHIPKQILIHTLDAENIPYVHDVTNTDERYLRARMRNKIFPWLEEIFGKNITQPLLTLAQDSEELSCYMKQQAQPFLENIRQEHTTWSIEIPKSLIEQVFLAKWVCKEFFYKVGIVVSRHFLQMVYDHLSRNLPAEMRLRDKRVIVKAGVVMIE, from the coding sequence ATGTTATCTTGCCTACTCAGAAATGATAAGCGATTAGAAGTTTTTTTTTCTGCTTTAGATATGAAAAAAAGCTATCTGCTTGCTTTATCAGGAGGAAGCGATTCATTATTTCTCCTCTATCTTCTTAAATCTCGGGGAGTCTCTTTTACTGCTGTTCATGTAGATTATGGATGGAGAGAGTCATCCTATCGTGAAGCTGAGGAGCTTAAGCTTAGATGTCAAGAAGAAGGTGTCCCCCTTATAGTCAATCATGTTCCTTCCAAAGATAAAACATCAAAAGATCCAGAAAATGCTGCGAGACGTTATCGCTATGAATTATTTTATAAAATTTGTCGGGAAGAAAATCTTGCAGGGATCTTTTTAGCTCATCATGCTAATGATCAAGCAGAAACTGTTTTAAAACGCGTGTTAGAGGGAGCACATTTAGGAAATTTAAAAGGGATGACTAGTGAAGCATCCTACAACGGAATCCCTCTTTTAAGGCCTTTATTACATATCCCCAAACAGATTTTAATTCATACTTTAGATGCTGAAAATATTCCCTATGTTCATGATGTAACAAATACTGATGAACGGTATCTACGTGCTAGAATGCGTAATAAGATATTTCCTTGGTTAGAAGAGATTTTTGGTAAAAACATCACGCAACCTTTACTCACACTCGCTCAAGATTCTGAGGAACTTTCCTGTTACATGAAACAACAAGCACAACCCTTTCTTGAAAATATACGGCAAGAACATACAACGTGGTCTATTGAAATTCCTAAATCATTGATAGAACAAGTTTTTCTTGCTAAGTGGGTGTGTAAGGAGTTCTTTTATAAGGTTGGTATTGTTGTCTCAAGGCATTTTTTACAAATGGTTTATGATCATTTGAGCCGTAATTTACCAGCAGAAATGCGACTTCGAGATAAAAGAGTCATCGTAAAAGCTGGGGTAGTAATGATAGAATAG
- a CDS encoding LptF/LptG family permease, whose protein sequence is MPILWKVLIFRYLKTVTFCTLSLICISIISSLQEIVSYIAKDVPYPTVLRLTAYQIPYLLPFILPISCFISAFTLFRGLSDNNQITFLKASGASQAIITFPVLMVSCAICCVNFYTCSELASICRFQTCKEIANMAMTSPTLLLQTLQKKESNRIFITVDHCAKSKFDNVIIALKRDKEIANVGLIKTIIPDVANDTVQARGVVMISKLPSTLTDQRSSNSKEYYIETLDEMLIPKITSTLFAGKSYMKTRTDYLPWKQLVKQSFSRTYLPETLRRIGIGLLCITLTYSGMVLGTYKPRFRKSITLYCIFPVIDLILLIVGKNTSSLFPALMLFIFPQVVSWIVFAIKAYRENRGYA, encoded by the coding sequence ATGCCCATTCTATGGAAAGTCCTAATTTTCCGTTATTTAAAAACTGTGACTTTTTGCACGCTTAGCCTTATCTGTATTTCTATTATTAGTTCCCTTCAGGAAATCGTTAGCTACATAGCAAAAGATGTTCCTTATCCGACAGTTTTGCGACTAACAGCTTACCAGATTCCCTACTTATTGCCCTTTATTCTTCCGATTTCTTGCTTTATTTCTGCTTTTACGCTTTTTCGAGGATTGTCTGATAATAACCAAATCACCTTCCTTAAAGCATCTGGAGCTTCCCAAGCGATCATCACTTTTCCTGTTCTTATGGTTTCTTGCGCCATTTGTTGTGTAAATTTTTATACATGTTCTGAATTGGCTTCTATTTGTCGTTTTCAAACCTGTAAAGAAATTGCCAATATGGCTATGACTTCTCCGACATTATTACTCCAGACACTACAGAAGAAAGAAAGCAATCGTATTTTTATTACTGTGGATCATTGTGCCAAAAGCAAATTTGATAATGTGATTATTGCTTTAAAAAGAGACAAAGAAATTGCTAATGTAGGGCTGATTAAAACTATCATTCCTGATGTTGCTAATGATACTGTACAAGCACGGGGTGTTGTTATGATCTCAAAGCTGCCCTCCACACTGACAGATCAACGCTCTTCGAATTCTAAAGAATACTATATAGAGACCTTGGATGAAATGTTAATTCCTAAGATAACTTCAACGTTATTTGCTGGAAAATCTTACATGAAAACACGGACAGATTATTTACCTTGGAAGCAACTTGTAAAACAATCATTTAGCCGTACCTATTTACCCGAAACCTTAAGAAGAATCGGTATAGGTTTGCTCTGTATTACTCTTACCTATTCTGGCATGGTTTTAGGAACCTATAAACCAAGATTTCGCAAATCAATAACTCTTTATTGTATTTTCCCCGTTATAGATTTAATTTTATTAATAGTTGGCAAAAACACGTCCTCTCTCTTTCCTGCTCTTATGTTGTTTATTTTCCCTCAGGTAGTTTCTTGGATTGTTTTTGCGATCAAAGCATATCGAGAAAATAGGGGTTATGCATAA
- a CDS encoding LptF/LptG family permease: protein MYIWKRYVLTKFWFSLVSLIVLAFVFYASIHHSLHTIKGNTTSLASGASLKLSILYYLSQIALKAEFLIPQLVAVATTITLFSMQNKREVLLLQASGLSLKSLTAPLIHSSFIITLLLYANFQWLHPICEQISITKEHMDRGTLDKVHDKVPALYLKDQTVLLYSSIEQKTLTLNQVFWIKNPKTIYTMEKLAFTTPSLPIGLDVIRFSETESGSIELSEYSDMKEFPEIEFGFYDNPFSKIFTAGGKNRLSESFQAIPWNATGLGLSTTIPQRILSLLSTFYYMLISPLACISSMIISAYLCLRFSRVPTVTLAYLVPLGTINTFFIFLKAGMVLSNSSVLPILPVMLFPLIILAIFTNYAYAKLQ, encoded by the coding sequence ATGTATATTTGGAAACGTTATGTATTAACCAAGTTTTGGTTTTCTTTAGTATCATTAATTGTATTGGCTTTTGTTTTTTATGCCTCTATTCATCACTCCCTTCATACTATCAAAGGGAATACTACCTCTCTGGCTTCAGGGGCATCGTTAAAGCTTTCTATTCTTTATTATCTATCACAGATAGCTCTTAAAGCAGAATTTCTCATTCCCCAGCTAGTTGCTGTGGCAACTACCATCACTCTATTTTCCATGCAAAATAAACGTGAAGTCCTTCTCCTACAAGCCTCCGGACTCTCTTTGAAGTCTTTAACAGCTCCTTTGATCCATTCGAGTTTTATTATTACACTACTTTTGTATGCGAATTTCCAATGGCTACATCCTATATGTGAACAAATATCCATAACCAAAGAGCATATGGACAGAGGCACTCTAGATAAAGTCCATGACAAAGTCCCCGCTCTCTATCTTAAAGATCAAACAGTTCTACTTTATTCTTCTATTGAGCAGAAAACATTAACTCTTAATCAGGTGTTTTGGATTAAAAATCCTAAAACGATCTACACCATGGAAAAACTGGCATTTACAACACCATCTCTTCCTATAGGACTTGATGTTATACGCTTTTCCGAAACAGAATCTGGAAGTATAGAGCTTAGTGAATACTCTGATATGAAAGAGTTCCCTGAAATTGAATTTGGATTCTACGATAATCCTTTTTCTAAAATTTTCACGGCCGGAGGTAAAAATCGCCTTTCGGAGTCGTTCCAAGCTATTCCTTGGAATGCCACAGGCTTAGGGTTGTCTACAACTATTCCTCAGCGAATCTTATCTTTATTGTCTACGTTTTACTATATGCTAATTTCTCCTTTAGCTTGCATATCCTCGATGATTATCTCTGCGTATCTTTGTTTAAGATTCAGTCGTGTTCCTACAGTGACTCTTGCCTACCTTGTGCCTTTAGGAACGATAAATACCTTTTTTATCTTCTTAAAAGCAGGTATGGTTCTGTCTAACAGTAGTGTTTTACCGATATTACCTGTAATGTTATTCCCATTAATTATCTTAGCTATATTCACAAACTATGCTTATGCTAAGCTTCAATAA
- the pheS gene encoding phenylalanine--tRNA ligase subunit alpha, whose amino-acid sequence MAIQEELEATKQQFCAELNQVNSSKDLFDLKVRYLGKKGLFRCFADKLRECPADQKALMGASINDCKTYIENLIRDKNNAILLAEEAEGFLREKIDITLPGEPHCPGGKHIVKKVLDDVVDIFVHLGFCVREAPNIESEENNFSLLNFEEDHPARQMHDTFYLDAKTVLRTHTSNVQVRELRKGKPPIKVVAPGLCFRNEDISARSHVIFHQVEAFYLDRHVTLSDLTAMLTEFYHTFFEREIELRLRHSYFPFVEPGIEVDVSCECRQAGCSLCKHTGWLEVAGAGMIHPQVLRNSGVDPEIYTGYAVGMGIERLAMLKHGISDIRLFCENDLRFLQQFS is encoded by the coding sequence ATGGCGATTCAAGAGGAGCTTGAAGCTACAAAGCAACAATTTTGTGCAGAACTAAATCAAGTTAACTCTTCAAAAGATCTTTTTGACCTAAAGGTTCGTTATCTAGGAAAGAAAGGTCTTTTCCGTTGTTTTGCAGATAAGTTAAGGGAGTGTCCTGCAGACCAAAAGGCTCTAATGGGTGCTTCCATAAATGACTGTAAGACCTATATCGAAAACCTAATCCGTGATAAAAATAACGCTATCCTTTTGGCAGAAGAAGCCGAGGGATTCTTAAGAGAAAAGATTGATATTACCTTGCCAGGAGAACCGCATTGTCCTGGAGGGAAACACATCGTGAAAAAAGTTTTAGACGATGTTGTGGATATCTTTGTTCATCTCGGTTTCTGTGTTCGCGAAGCTCCAAACATCGAAAGTGAAGAAAATAACTTTTCTTTGCTGAATTTTGAGGAAGATCATCCCGCGAGACAAATGCATGATACTTTTTACTTAGATGCTAAAACAGTATTACGCACACATACATCTAACGTCCAGGTTAGAGAATTACGAAAAGGGAAACCCCCTATAAAAGTCGTTGCCCCAGGTCTATGTTTCCGTAACGAGGATATTTCAGCACGCTCTCATGTGATTTTCCATCAAGTAGAGGCTTTTTATCTTGATCGTCATGTAACACTTTCTGACTTGACAGCGATGCTTACGGAGTTTTACCATACGTTCTTTGAAAGGGAAATAGAGTTACGTTTACGTCACAGCTACTTTCCTTTTGTTGAACCAGGAATAGAAGTCGATGTTTCTTGTGAATGTCGACAAGCAGGGTGTTCCTTATGTAAACATACTGGTTGGCTAGAAGTAGCTGGAGCTGGTATGATACACCCTCAAGTTTTGCGTAACAGCGGAGTTGATCCTGAAATCTATACAGGATATGCTGTTGGCATGGGTATCGAGAGGTTAGCTATGTTAAAACATGGTATTTCCGATATTCGTCTTTTCTGTGAGAACGACTTAAGGTTTTTACAGCAGTTTTCTTAA
- the rplT gene encoding 50S ribosomal protein L20 codes for MVRATGSVASRRRRKRILKQAKGFWGDRKGHFRQSRSSVMRAMAFNYMHRKDRKGDFRSLWIARLNVASRINGLSYSRLINGLKCAGIDLNRKMLSEMAIHNPAGFAEVANQAKKALEANL; via the coding sequence ATGGTGAGAGCAACAGGTTCAGTAGCTTCCAGGCGCCGTCGTAAGCGTATATTAAAACAAGCTAAAGGCTTTTGGGGAGATAGAAAAGGCCATTTTCGTCAAAGCCGATCCTCAGTAATGAGAGCTATGGCGTTCAATTATATGCATAGAAAAGATCGTAAAGGTGACTTCCGTAGCCTTTGGATTGCTCGTCTTAACGTCGCTTCTAGAATAAACGGTTTATCCTATAGTCGTTTAATTAATGGCTTAAAGTGCGCAGGAATCGATTTAAATAGAAAAATGCTATCAGAAATGGCTATTCATAACCCTGCGGGTTTTGCAGAAGTGGCTAATCAAGCTAAAAAAGCTTTAGAGGCAAATCTTTAG
- the rpmI gene encoding 50S ribosomal protein L35, with translation MPKMKSNKSVAARFKLTGSGQLKRTRPGKRHKLSKKSSQEKRNLSKQPLVDKGQVGMYKRMMLV, from the coding sequence ATGCCCAAGATGAAAAGCAATAAGTCCGTTGCGGCGCGTTTTAAGTTGACAGGTTCTGGCCAGTTAAAGAGAACTCGCCCAGGCAAGAGGCATAAATTATCGAAAAAATCTTCGCAGGAAAAACGCAACCTATCTAAGCAGCCTTTAGTAGATAAGGGACAGGTAGGTATGTATAAGCGAATGATGCTTGTTTAA
- the infC gene encoding translation initiation factor IF-3 has translation MALNLKINRQIRAPKVRLIGSAGEQLGILNTKDALDLARESDLDLVEVASNSEPPVCKIMDYGKYRYNLTKKEKDSKKAQHQVRVKEVKLKPNIDDNDFATKLKQARGFIEKGNKVKITCMFRGRELAYPEHGYKVVQKMSQGLEDVGFIESEPKLNGRSLICVVAPGTVKTKKKQDKINAQDEKQ, from the coding sequence GTGGCATTAAATTTAAAAATTAACAGACAGATACGAGCTCCTAAAGTCCGTCTTATAGGTTCTGCTGGTGAGCAATTGGGCATATTGAATACCAAAGATGCTCTAGACTTAGCCAGGGAGTCCGATTTAGATCTTGTGGAAGTTGCTTCAAACAGCGAGCCACCTGTATGTAAAATTATGGATTATGGCAAATATCGCTATAATCTAACCAAGAAAGAGAAAGACTCTAAAAAAGCTCAACACCAAGTCCGTGTTAAAGAAGTCAAATTAAAGCCAAATATTGATGACAATGACTTTGCTACAAAGCTAAAACAAGCACGAGGCTTTATTGAGAAAGGGAATAAAGTAAAAATTACGTGTATGTTTCGAGGCCGTGAACTTGCCTATCCAGAACATGGGTACAAAGTTGTACAAAAGATGAGTCAAGGTCTTGAAGACGTAGGATTCATAGAATCTGAGCCAAAATTAAATGGCCGTTCCTTAATTTGCGTAGTCGCTCCGGGAACGGTAAAAACTAAGAAAAAGCAGGACAAAATCAATGCCCAAGATGAAAAGCAATAA
- the nusB gene encoding transcription antitermination factor NusB, producing the protein MSTLTPESSLGSYVKLPRPLPKQKMREIVLQMLYALDMDPMSEESLVPLLMSETAVTQKHASSALNFSKEILAKSSELDLLIAQTVKNTSFEKLTLMEKNVLRLTLYEHFHGQPINTAILIAEATRLVKKFSYVEACSFVHAVLNDIFRLATPIAHPDTSLMCC; encoded by the coding sequence ATGTCTACTCTGACTCCTGAAAGCTCCTTAGGGTCTTACGTCAAACTTCCTCGTCCTCTCCCCAAACAAAAAATGCGGGAGATCGTACTGCAAATGCTTTATGCCTTGGACATGGATCCTATGTCTGAAGAGAGCCTTGTTCCTCTCTTAATGTCAGAGACTGCCGTTACTCAAAAACACGCTTCTTCTGCCTTAAATTTTTCAAAAGAAATCCTTGCAAAGTCTTCTGAATTGGATTTATTAATTGCTCAAACAGTTAAAAATACCTCTTTTGAGAAGCTGACTTTGATGGAAAAAAACGTTTTGCGTTTAACATTATATGAGCACTTTCACGGGCAGCCTATCAATACCGCTATCTTGATTGCGGAAGCTACAAGGCTGGTCAAGAAGTTTAGCTATGTTGAAGCTTGCTCTTTTGTTCATGCAGTTTTAAATGATATTTTTCGTTTAGCTACGCCGATAGCACACCCTGATACTTCTCTAATGTGTTGTTAA
- the murB gene encoding UDP-N-acetylmuramate dehydrogenase: MKASTAIRFPFSVRRSVWLNKYSTFRIGGPANYFKEVRSASEAQQVIQFLHSHNYPFIIVGKGSNCLFDDRGFDGFVLCNGIQGKEFISETTIKVYSGTSFSFLGKTLSSSGYSGLEFAVGIPGSVGGAVFMNAGIGSQDTASVIESVEVINSQGEILSHNAEELAFGYRTSRFQDCNEFILSATFRLSRNSSSAKIAKDLLRSRLLSQPYQQPSAGCIFRNPPGNSAGKLIDEAGLKGFSLGGAQISPKHANFIVNTGRATSQEVKQLIQMVRDKLQSQGINLEEEVRIIPYQLP, from the coding sequence GTGAAAGCATCTACTGCCATTCGTTTCCCCTTTTCAGTTCGCCGTAGTGTTTGGTTGAATAAGTATTCTACGTTTCGTATCGGAGGTCCTGCGAATTACTTTAAAGAAGTGCGTTCAGCTAGCGAAGCACAGCAAGTGATTCAGTTCTTACACAGTCACAACTATCCATTTATTATCGTCGGGAAAGGTTCGAATTGCTTATTCGATGACCGAGGGTTTGATGGTTTTGTTTTGTGTAATGGTATACAAGGAAAAGAATTTATCTCTGAAACTACTATCAAAGTCTATTCGGGAACTTCTTTTTCTTTTCTAGGGAAAACTCTTTCTTCTTCAGGATATTCAGGTTTAGAATTTGCAGTAGGTATTCCAGGATCAGTTGGTGGGGCTGTATTTATGAATGCTGGAATCGGCAGTCAAGACACTGCCTCTGTAATTGAAAGCGTGGAAGTCATTAATTCTCAAGGAGAAATCCTTTCGCATAATGCTGAAGAACTCGCATTTGGTTACCGGACATCGCGTTTTCAAGATTGCAATGAATTTATTCTTTCGGCAACTTTCCGCCTATCTAGAAATTCTTCATCCGCAAAAATTGCAAAAGACTTGCTTCGGAGTAGGTTACTTTCTCAACCCTACCAACAACCTTCTGCGGGATGCATTTTCCGTAATCCCCCAGGAAATTCCGCGGGAAAGCTCATCGATGAAGCTGGTTTAAAAGGCTTTTCTCTAGGAGGAGCACAAATATCTCCAAAGCACGCTAATTTCATTGTGAATACGGGCAGAGCAACATCTCAAGAAGTGAAACAGCTTATTCAAATGGTTCGAGACAAGTTACAATCACAAGGAATCAACTTAGAAGAAGAAGTGCGTATTATTCCTTACCAACTACCCTAA
- a CDS encoding class I SAM-dependent methyltransferase — protein MFKGIGLLQGNVVRLSHEIFQHVLTPGDTAVDATCGNGKDCLILARILQGKGKLVAYDVQREALTKASLLCSKSLSNEEKSIIEFKEMSHEHINESGAKLFHYNLGYLPNGDKSITTLEKTTIMSIQKALTLVAPQGVVTVVCYPGHAEGANEMCSVEGLACTLDPKLWEVGSFYIMNRYKAPRLFVFRSLRVVGKE, from the coding sequence ATGTTTAAAGGAATAGGATTGCTTCAAGGAAATGTCGTCCGGTTATCTCACGAAATCTTTCAACATGTTCTTACTCCTGGAGATACCGCTGTGGATGCGACTTGTGGGAACGGTAAAGATTGCTTGATTTTAGCCCGTATACTGCAAGGAAAAGGGAAACTGGTAGCCTATGATGTGCAAAGAGAAGCTTTAACAAAGGCTTCTCTTTTGTGTTCTAAATCTTTGTCTAATGAAGAAAAATCTATTATAGAATTTAAAGAGATGTCTCATGAACATATTAATGAGTCAGGAGCTAAACTATTTCATTATAATTTAGGTTACCTTCCTAATGGCGATAAGAGTATTACTACTTTAGAAAAAACAACTATCATGAGCATTCAAAAAGCACTTACCTTAGTAGCTCCTCAAGGGGTAGTTACCGTAGTATGCTATCCAGGTCATGCAGAGGGAGCAAATGAGATGTGTTCTGTCGAGGGACTGGCATGTACATTAGATCCTAAGCTTTGGGAAGTGGGCTCTTTCTATATTATGAATAGATATAAGGCTCCAAGACTTTTTGTGTTCCGTTCTCTTAGGGTAGTTGGTAAGGAATAA